TCTGGATGCTGGTCGCCCACATGACGCCCCAGAACGACATCCCCGCGCCCGCGACGACCGCGCCCGCCGCCATCCACTCCACGCTGAGCCCGGCGCCCACCGTCGCCGGGAACAGGCTGAACCCGAAGAGGGCGACGGCCCCGGCGCGCAGCATCCGGCGGGGGCGCAGCCGCAGGGCGAAGACGCCGCCGATGACGGTGCCGAGGCCGAGCGCAGAGTTGACCAGGCCATAGACGCGCGGGCCGTGCTCCTGGACGACCTGCGTGGCGATGAGCGGGACGGCCGGGCCCCAGGCGGCGATCATCAGCACGCACCAGATCGCTATGACGCCCCAGAGCCAGGTGCGCGATCTGAACTCCCGCCAGCCCTCGACGAGATCGGCCCGGAACCCGCTGCCGCGAATCGCCTCGGTGCCGGGCTGGGCCGCGGGCAGCCGGAGCAGGAGCAGGCACAGTGCGCTCAGCCCGTACGTGCCCGCGTGGGCCGCGAAGACGACGCCCGGCGAGGCGAACGCGACGAGCAGGCCGGCGACGGCCGGGCCGGCGAGCTGCGCCACGGACTCGGCGACGCGTATCGCGCCGTTCGCCGCCTGTACGTCGGCGGCGAGGCGCGGGACGGTGCTGGCGACGCCGGGCTGGAAGAGGGCGGACGCCGCGCCGTTCACCGCGCCGATCACGCAGATCTCCCAGAGCACCACGTGCCCGGAGAAGAACATGACCGCGGCGAGGGACTGGGTGACGAGGCGCGTGACGTCGGCGCCGATCATCAGCAGTCGCGTGCTGAACCGGTCCGCGAAGACACCGCCGAAGATGACGAGCCCCGCGAAGCAGGCCACGGAGGCGGCCATCGCGAGCCCGACGGCGCCCGCGCCGTACCCGTGCTGGAGCAAGCCTGCGGCGAGCGCGACCGGGAGCATGGTGTCCCCCAGCTTGGCCACGGCACGCGCCGAGAAGAACAGTCCGAAGTCCCGCGACCAGATACCGCCGCGCGGCCGCCTCGATTCACCGGGACCAGGATTCGACCCCCCAGCCGAATCCCGCGGCCCCCTCGATTCACCAGGACCAGGAATCAGCCCCCCGGCCGAATCCCCGGCCCGCTCCCGCTCCTCCCCCGACCCCCGTGGCCCTTCCTTCGACATTCCGCCCATGCCTGCCCGTACCCTCCCCGGCGGCGCGGCGGCCCCAGCGGCTCCGCGTCCCCCACCCCCGCCGGATCATGCCACGCAGCACCGACATCGCCCCGCGAATATCAGTCCGTCGGCTCCGGGGGGCCCAACTCCGGGTGGGCGTCCAGGAGCCGGCCCGGGGCGGCCTGACGCCAGGAGTCCGTGAGGATGTCACGCAGCTCGTCACCGTCGTCGAGCGCGGCGAGCCTCACCCGCACCCACGCGAAGCCCGCCTCGTGGTCCGCGATCCAGAACTTCTTCGGCTCCGCGAGAACCAGTTCGTCGCGCTCCACCTTGGGGCAGCGCACCGCGATGGAGGTCTCCTCCTCGGGCATCGTGGCGAACATCTTCCCCGCGACCCGGAACGTCGGCATGCTCCAGGCGATCTTCTCCGTCACCTCTGGCAGGCCAAGTGCGATGGAACGTACGTCGTCGGCGTCTTGCATGGAGGAACCGTAACCAAGCCCACTGACAACCCGCCGGTCGGAGCGCATACGCAGGACAGCCGGCCCACCGGTTCGATTGTGAGGACGCCGGGTCCCCGCGAACAACGGCCAGCCGGCCCACCAGTTCAGGCGCCACCGGCGCCGGGCCCCCGCGAACGACTGCCGGT
The DNA window shown above is from Streptomyces sp. NBC_01445 and carries:
- a CDS encoding MFS transporter, with protein sequence MSKEGPRGSGEERERAGDSAGGLIPGPGESRGPRDSAGGSNPGPGESRRPRGGIWSRDFGLFFSARAVAKLGDTMLPVALAAGLLQHGYGAGAVGLAMAASVACFAGLVIFGGVFADRFSTRLLMIGADVTRLVTQSLAAVMFFSGHVVLWEICVIGAVNGAASALFQPGVASTVPRLAADVQAANGAIRVAESVAQLAGPAVAGLLVAFASPGVVFAAHAGTYGLSALCLLLLRLPAAQPGTEAIRGSGFRADLVEGWREFRSRTWLWGVIAIWCVLMIAAWGPAVPLIATQVVQEHGPRVYGLVNSALGLGTVIGGVFALRLRPRRMLRAGAVALFGFSLFPATVGAGLSVEWMAAGAVVAGAGMSFWGVMWATSIQTQVPRDVLNRIHAYDVAGSLAMTPVGQALAGPAAGVFGTRHVLLAGGVTTVLVAAALLSVPAIRGLIRVDSTVPGGSPRKAPASREPARRGSR
- a CDS encoding MmcQ/YjbR family DNA-binding protein, which translates into the protein MQDADDVRSIALGLPEVTEKIAWSMPTFRVAGKMFATMPEEETSIAVRCPKVERDELVLAEPKKFWIADHEAGFAWVRVRLAALDDGDELRDILTDSWRQAAPGRLLDAHPELGPPEPTD